A window of Verrucomicrobiia bacterium genomic DNA:
AACGCCTCGTCTCCCTCCATACCCCCGAGGAACGCGCCCTGGCCGCCGCCGTCGAGCAGGAAGCCGCCGCCCTCTCCGACGAAAGAAGCTCCAAACAGGCCGCGTTCCTCGACGACGCCCTCCGCAAACATCTCGAGAAATTCGAACCGCCCCTGCGCGATGACCTCTGGACTGCCTTCAAGACCTCCGCCGACCAGCGCACCCCCGAACAACGCCAGCTCCTTGCCGCCCATCCCAGCGTCCACATCCATCCGGGCGTCCTCTACCAGTACGATCCCCAGGCCGCCGAACAGCTCAAGGCCCTCGATGCCCGCATCGCCGAAGTCCGCGCCCGCCGCCCCCCCGAGGACTTCATCAGCGTCCTCACCGAACCCGCCGGCGATCCTCCCGTCACCCACCTCTTCCATCGCGGCGATCCTCGTCAGCCCCGTCAACCCGTCGCCCCCGGCACCCTCGCCGTCCTCCTTCCCGAAGGCGCCTCCCCCGACCTCGTCCTGCCCGTCGGCGGTGCGTCCACCTCCGGACGTCGGCTCGCCCTGGCCCGCTGGCTCACCCGGCCCGATCACCCCCTCGTCCCCCGCGTCCTCGTCAATCGCGTCTGGATGCACCACTTCGGACGCGGCCTCGTCGAGACCCCCGCCGACTTCGGCCTCCAGGGTGCCCCGCCGTCCCATCCCGAACTCCTCGACTGGCTCGCCTCGGTCTTCGTCGCCCCGGTCAGCGACGATCCCGCCAACCCCGGACTCGGCTGGAGCCTGAAACGCCTCCACCGCCTCATCATGACCTCCCGCGCCTGGCGCCAGTCGTCGGCCCGCCGCCCGGACATGGAGGCCATCGATCCCGAAAACCGCCTGCTCTGGCGCCAGTCCGTCCGCCGGCTCGATGCCGAAGCCATCCGCGACGGTTTCCTCGCCGTGAGCGGTGCCTGCCACGACCATCCCTTCGGCCCGCCCGTGCCCGTTCGCGAGGACGCCGTCGGCCAGATCGTCGTCGGCATCGACCGCAAACAGGGCGACAACAAGATGCCCGTCGATGTCCCCATGGGCGCCGAGGAGTTCCGCCGCAGCATCTATCTCGAAGTCCGCCGCAGCCGGCCCCTCGCCTTCCTCACCGCCTTCGACGCCCCCGTCATGGAGGTCAACTGCGAGCTGCGCCCGGTCTCCACCGTGGCCCCGCAATCCCTCATGCTCCTCAACAGCGACTTCGCCCTCCAACAGGCCCGCCTCTTCGCCGAACGCCTCGCCCGCGAGGCCGGCCCGCTCCCCGAGGCCCGGGTCGAACGCGCCTTCCAGCTCGCCTACGCACGTCCGCCGTCCCCCACCGAATTCCGGGCCGCCCTCGACTTCCTCGAACGCCACGTCGCCACCCTCGCCGCGCAACCGCCCCCCGACGCCCCGCCCGCTCCCCATCCCGACCCCGCCGCCGCCGTTCCCCCTCTCCAACGCGCCCTCGAAAGCCTCTGCCAGGTCCTCCTCGGCTCGAACGAATTCCTCTACCTCGACTGACCGATCCCCGCCCCGCCATGGACCCCCTCCCCGCCTTCAACCGCCGCCGCTTCCTCCACCGCAACGCCCTCGGCATCGGCGGCGTCGCCCTCGCCTGGCTCCTCCGTCGTGACCGTCTCCTCGCCACGCCGCCCGCCGTCCCGCGCCAGCCCGCCTCCTTCGATCTCCAACCCAAGGCGCCGCCCCAGCCCGCCCGCGCCCGCGCCATGATCTCCCTCTTCATGCATGGCGGCCCGAGCCACATCGACCTCTTCGATCCCAAACCCGAAATCGACCGCCGCGCCGGCCAGGATTACCCCGGCGACATCACCTACAGCTTCATCGACCGCGCCAGCAAGACCCTCTTCCCAAGCCCCTGGTCCTTCGCCCGCCACGGTGACTGCGGCATGGACGTCTCCGAACTCCTCCCTCACTTCGCCCGCATTGTCGATGACGTCTGCCTCATCCGTTCGATGCACACCGACATCAACGGACACGAACCCTCCATCTGGTCCATGAACACCGGCCGGCCCCAACCCGGCCGCCCCGCCCTCGGCTCCTGGATCACCTACGCCCTCGGCTCCGAATCCCAGGACCTCCCCGCCTACGTCGTCCTCTCCGATCCCGGCGGCCATCCCGTGGACGGCGCCCGCAACTGGTCCAACGGCTGGCTGCCCCCGCTCTTCCAGGGCACCGTCGTCCGCTCCCGCGAACCCCGCATCCTCAACCTCGATCCCCCGCCCCACCTCCGCGGCGACCTCCAGCGCCAGAACCTCGATCTCCTCGCCCTCCTCAACCGCGAACACCTCGCCCGTCACCCGGGCGAACACGACCTCGAAGCCCGCATCGCCAGCTACGAACTCGCCGCCCGCATGCAGGTCGCCGCCAGGGAAGCCCTCGATCTCTCCGGCGAATCCGAGGCCACACGCCGCCTCTACGGCCTCGACGACCCCGTCACCCGCGAGTACGGCACCCGCTGCCTCATCGCCCGTCGCCTCGTCGAACGCGGCGTCCGCTTCGTCCAGCTCTTCGTCAACGGTCAGATCTGGGATCACCACGAAAACCTCCGCAAAAACCTCATCGACTGCTGCCGCAAGACCGACCAGCCCGCCGCCGCCCTCGTCCTCGACCTCAAGGCCCGCGGCCTCCTCGACTCGACCCTCGTCCACTGGGGCGGCGAAATCGGACGCCTCCCCGTCACCGAAAACCACGGCCCCGCCGACAAGGCCGGACGCGATCACAACGGGCAAGGCTTCAGCACCTGGCTGGCCGGCGGTGGCATCCGCGGCGGCACGATCTACGGCGCCACCGACGCCTTCGGTCACAAGGCCGTCGAAAACCCCGTCA
This region includes:
- a CDS encoding DUF1553 domain-containing protein gives rise to the protein MAPTPTPLPSAEIPFHWRRPLHVLPVPTALASLLLVFLGTLSVPAFVLPPAGDPPLTFERDIRPILKAHCFDCHGEGDRPRGELDLRLRRFMLAGGDSGPALVPGQPDASPLFELVRSGRMPKRDAKLTPPELDLLRRWIEQGAPTARPEPDSLAEGMQITPEEREHWAFQPPRRPPVPDTADPSLDHPIDAFLAARAAPLGVTLSEPAPHGILVRRAFLNLWGLPPGPSDRAALDLDPSPDAYARLLDRLLDSPRYGERWARHWLDIAGYADSDGYTNDDTPRPYAWKYRDYVIRSFNDDLPFDRFLLEQFAGDELALAHHPDLSTAARDPATRDWLVATAFLRMAADGTGSGAVDQDTARNQVLADTLKIVSTSLLGLSVGCAQCHDHRYDPIPQLDYYRLRAVFEPAYDWKNWRRPSERLVSLHTPEERALAAAVEQEAAALSDERSSKQAAFLDDALRKHLEKFEPPLRDDLWTAFKTSADQRTPEQRQLLAAHPSVHIHPGVLYQYDPQAAEQLKALDARIAEVRARRPPEDFISVLTEPAGDPPVTHLFHRGDPRQPRQPVAPGTLAVLLPEGASPDLVLPVGGASTSGRRLALARWLTRPDHPLVPRVLVNRVWMHHFGRGLVETPADFGLQGAPPSHPELLDWLASVFVAPVSDDPANPGLGWSLKRLHRLIMTSRAWRQSSARRPDMEAIDPENRLLWRQSVRRLDAEAIRDGFLAVSGACHDHPFGPPVPVREDAVGQIVVGIDRKQGDNKMPVDVPMGAEEFRRSIYLEVRRSRPLAFLTAFDAPVMEVNCELRPVSTVAPQSLMLLNSDFALQQARLFAERLAREAGPLPEARVERAFQLAYARPPSPTEFRAALDFLERHVATLAAQPPPDAPPAPHPDPAAAVPPLQRALESLCQVLLGSNEFLYLD
- a CDS encoding DUF1501 domain-containing protein yields the protein MDPLPAFNRRRFLHRNALGIGGVALAWLLRRDRLLATPPAVPRQPASFDLQPKAPPQPARARAMISLFMHGGPSHIDLFDPKPEIDRRAGQDYPGDITYSFIDRASKTLFPSPWSFARHGDCGMDVSELLPHFARIVDDVCLIRSMHTDINGHEPSIWSMNTGRPQPGRPALGSWITYALGSESQDLPAYVVLSDPGGHPVDGARNWSNGWLPPLFQGTVVRSREPRILNLDPPPHLRGDLQRQNLDLLALLNREHLARHPGEHDLEARIASYELAARMQVAAREALDLSGESEATRRLYGLDDPVTREYGTRCLIARRLVERGVRFVQLFVNGQIWDHHENLRKNLIDCCRKTDQPAAALVLDLKARGLLDSTLVHWGGEIGRLPVTENHGPADKAGRDHNGQGFSTWLAGGGIRGGTIYGATDAFGHKAVENPVSPADYHATLLHLFGLQHADLTFHFNGQSQTLTDGKPCRIVHEILS